Genomic segment of Gouania willdenowi chromosome 17, fGouWil2.1, whole genome shotgun sequence:
AGACTACTGGCTTCAAAACGCCTTGTTCTTTGTTTATTGGCACATACCagtatataaatggggcccttTACACCGTGCGTGTCACGGGGGCCCACGGTGGCCGCATTTTTCCagtgactactcctccgttagttctcgttagaagggaatgcagtttggtatgaatactctatgaatgaatatgatgaaacGCTCCGAGCCCTTTTTTCTTAaatggggcccaccccccatttccggtaatttccaaatttatgggaacatagtcgtgtgatatatagtTTCAAAGGTAATTATGACTATGCCTTGCACAATTTGGTTAGGGACctccattttttttgccaatttccattaaagttgttttttcatttatttgtgagttaaatattgcaacagttggtggtaccgaatcattgacacttATCAATATATGAATAGGGtccattactctgtatgtgccacAGGCGGCGCCCCATTTTTCAATTGACTACTTCtccattaatgctcgttgaattggGCTATCCGACATCGATGTTGCACGTTCAATGCTAGtctttttttactcggtggaaccgagtcatttgactgaattctcgggaacgtggtacgtacTATTCGGCGCGgcgacgttccgcgggcccagccgtagttcatccgaactttttacttatacatgagtattttatgtatgacttacttgtacttgtacttgagtacagtttcaatcaagtaacagtacttctacttgagtaggatcaGGACTCTTTACCCTTCTGATATTCAGTTACAACAAAGTAAGGATAGAGATTCagtcattctttaaaaaaaaaaacaagaaaaaggaggcaaaaaatagacaataatcacatttttatttaaatttcaatAGCATTAAATACGTAAAAGCAGTCATGTGTTGTAACATAACAATAGCATAAcatgacaaataataataatgataatagtaataataataaataaagcttgaataaataacaatacatataaaaacaacattggttgttcactttttaaacaataaGATGCCAGGATGTTTGCCCTTCAAAATATAGGGTTTTGTTAGCTTGTAATGCACACATTGGTGATTGACACTGTTCTCCTACATCTTCAgttctaagttttttttttatcaattttcaGGCACACTGACATTTGCTGACAATAAAGTCTTTAAAAGGAGTGAGTTTGAGCTTCCCCTGACTGTCGTAGTGCATGAGAACCATTGGTTCGTAAGCTGCGGGTACGCAGCACGGCCGTGGAGTCCCGCCTTTGGTGATCTGGTGGAGGCGGGACTTCACCTGCGTGTGCATGCTCCCGGGCTTGTAGTTGTGTGGACAGGTGCCGTCGCAGAAGTGCATGGTGTACTGCTCCGGGGCCACCACCCAGTCCGTCCAACCGATGTCCTTGAAGGACACGGTGGTGGACTTCCTGCAGCACCATCCTCGGTCATCACAGTCGTCCTCTTTGTTGGAGCGACGCGGCCTCTGAGGAGCTCTGAAGAAGCTCAGCTCCATGGAAAAGGTGAGGTTTGTCCTCATGGATTCACCGTTTACCGTCCTAACGTCCACTGCTAGCCACGGATCCAAAGTCCTCATCCACATCTGCGCTGCAGAGGTGATGTCCCACGTCACATCCTGGAAACCGGAGTTACTACAGTCCCAGACTCCAGAGGTTTTCCAGGCAGTAGAGGAAACTGATTTCATCCCTCGGAGTCTGATTTTaatctcctgctcagctgaagAAAGTGATTCAAAAATCCTCCTGGAGATCTTCAGCTTGGCCTGAGCTACCGTCAGATGGTTCTGGATGTTTGGGTTCTTCTGGAAACGCACTCTGTTCCACTTATGTGACTGTGGACGATGTCTCCTCCTCCGCAGAACCTCCACTGTCCCCACTTAGAAGAAGCAAGGCAAAGAAAAGACAGTTAGCAACAACATGTGTGGTATTATATCATAGTCTAATTCTCAAGGCCACGCTATCCGAGATCAAGACTTGCAcccagaccaagacttttgggagtcaagaCCGTGGTTGCGTTCTAAATGTATATACTGTCCAGTACATACTATGATTAGGAGGATGAGCGTTCCCATTGAAgcatacttccaagtttcccaagatgcatttggaaactacaatgacaaaaacctgaagcacaccaTCATCCCAATcttactaatcatactaatagtacatagtagacagtatatactcattgagtgtgtagcgTATAGTATGTTAGTTTGCAATTTCGAACACACCCATCGTCATATATTCAATGTCaaactatccgagaccaagacttgccccagaacaaaatacatcaagtttgagacaagaccaagacttttgggagtcaagactgtggttgtgtttgaaatgtcacactaacgtactacacactacaaactcaatgagtatatactgtctactatatactataagtatgattaggacgagatgcatttcaaacctttgactacaaaaacctgaagcacactgaggctaaatatctctgttgattcgccatgagaaagtgaccaagtagaatatcaacatgtgcgtACACATGTAAgacattgtgctactgacaatgTCTTCCTGTTAacatcaaaacaagagccctatttacaaaagcattaaaaatctaatggaagacaagaagagatgcttttgttttgaaaagaggacgTGTGGTTTTTAGCTTGCAGCctgtcccaggaccattttacattccgttcacaatgcatcatgggacaattgagtatgactagtgtgccaaacatacttaaaaaatgtcccaatatggTAAACATCCGGATATTTATTGCGTACTCattctttccatactatctaatgtgaacacacgttaggatgacatttacaacacagccaaaGACCATGAAGATTATTCTTAGAcaccatgacaaggttgaacagttaaagatcattctctctctttttaatttgacttttcttttaaatacatttgacaaaaaCAAGTTGTTCAATGCAAAACATGGAAAGATCTCAAGTCTTcttcaatattaatattatcggccaatatttgccataaaatctAATATCGGTGTAAAGTAAATATGGCAATTTATCCATTACTGAAGTtgaatttgttttctttatttgcaAAGATGATGTTTAATGTAGAATACACGTATATACAGTGTGGTTAACTGGTTAGTTTCATAAAGATATGTTTTATCTGACCTGAAATTAGCATCggggtgtgtttttttgttaaaagctAATATCGAACATTTCTACTTGTACGTATTTAAAAGTCACTGATAAGTCCAGAATGATTTTAATTATCTGAGAATCAGACGTTTATTTTCCGGTGAATGAGTCCAAAGGTTTGTGTTTAGAGGTATTTCTGACTATAAATAAGATGGACTGATGTTCCAGTCTTTACTGGTGTCTGACAGAACAATCatgagctaacgctaaatgtttgTAGTCAAACTGCAGCATTATTTAATCAGAAAGAGTTCTCTtttaatgaagttgaagaatagcagatcagtgctggtctccaCTGGTCTTGACGAAAAATCCTGAgtctgagacaagaccaagaccttcaaaatgtggtcTTGGTCTACCACCTACAACAATAACACGAACACTAACTAACCAGAGATAAACATCTAAAAACCTTGTTAAACAGCTACATTTGTACTTTACAATAGAATAAACAACATCACTGCATTTTTTATTCTAGAATTATTCTCTCATTAGAAATGGGTTTTTCTCTCCCAAAAACTATAGACTATGGTCGTCTTTTATGGTCTTCTTGTTCAATGACTTACCTGGAAAAAGCACAGTAGACACAATAGATTCCCCACTTCCTGTCACTGGTCGGCTGGTATTAGTTTCCATGTCTGTCACTGTGTCCCAGTAAAGATGAAACATGGTCTTGAGCTCCTGTTCTGAGGCCTTTTGGATCGGCCGAGGTTCCCTGTCCAACCCCAGGGAGCTGAGGATCTCCATCTTCACTGCTTCTAGAAGCAAAGCCCTGTCCCTGTCCATGGTTCCTGGGTCAGGGGGGCCTCCCTGGTCCTGGAGGGGTTCCCTCCTCGCTGAGGCTCGCTCCAGCaccagtagcagtagtagtagagGGAGAGCATGTGATCTGGCCATTGTGTGGCTGCCAgacaggtgtgtgtgagtgtgtgtgtctgtgtgtgtatgtgtgtgtatgtgtgctgcTCAATGAACCAAATTCTTCACATGCTTTGATTTATAGAGCTTCAGTGTATTGCCACACCCCTGGTTAGTCAGGTGAGCCATGAATGGGTTCACCTGGGGCTAAAGTGGAGTTACACAGCATCCAAGTCATGTTCATTGGGCAAAATCTGTATAGGTTTAACAAGTGGCTTGAATTCAGTTTAATGGTTTTGGTGAATGATAATTAataaggaattgaaccctcttATTATCCTTGAGTTCAgtttgaccccatttaatgtttatcattcaaaaaacaaacgtttattttgtttttcttggttttttttttgcttcatatttcatgacttttcctattttcatgggtacaattgattaagcatgaaattatcaagattatttttttttctgtctgttttgttctttttttctctttcctttaataaaagaaacaaataagaagaaaaaaggaaatcaaatatgtttttttttttctgtgtgctaAACTAGGGGAGTCACTAGTTTGcatttctacgtatacataaaatacaaaatatgaaagaaaccgacaatatttTCGCAATACGTGATGGATATCAGTCCaatcaggatcttcactttgaatttcctagattttgtgacaaatttctatttaattaagggaaatgttatgtcataatttgaggaaaattgaaggattttgtaagaatttggattttttttctacagtttgacactaaaaatcatacaatataagcactgggagTGTTGAGTTCCCTTTACACAACGATTGGCCAGATTGGATACTCCAAAGtgttggatttggcccccgcgccatgagtttgacaacaGGGTTCAtgctcttgtggtcattaatgttgtcagtaaatttgagaagatttggattaAAACTATTGAAGATTGACCCCAGGGgtaaaacatgttaaaaccagtttataataataatttaaaaaaaaggttatgtACTGTATGACATAGACATTACATCAACAGTGCATGTGTCCAGAAGAAGGACGAGGACTGGTGTTATATTGCATCATCTCTAGTATGGATCTATTTTTAATGCTGTgattcctcttcctctgaatGGTGAGACTTCCATGTGTTGGATAAGGTCtatacgggactccacatcccacaatgcaatgcccaAAACCTTTCAGACAATCTCAATAAGATTGTGTTTAcaatggatttaaaaacaaactttcaagcaggaatttcaaccttttacatacatattttaagcaaaaattggatttattgatctgtgaggccgacactttgtctttatctgatcaaatattattgtctccagcagctttaacgcTGCCTTTCTGACAGATGAACAGTTTAAATGTAGAACTTTGTTATCTGTAAGTCTACCTACATGACAGACGACTCAAACCAATGGAAAAATCTCAGACATTGCCTCACTCTGATCTATTTTTACACTCTTTGTGCATTATGAGTCATTGCAAACATATGTAAAGTGTATCTATGTGTAAATGTCAAATAAACCTCCAGCTAACACATGAATATGAAGCTAATCTGATGATAATGTGTTCAAAGTAAAGAATTGTGGAGGCTTTAGGCCGAggccagggttgggatcaattataattggtaaataattacaattatgatgtaattataattgtaatttaaaaatctgttgctgttgtatcataattgaactgtaactgagttcatataattgactttgtaattctaATTGGcataaaaatgtgataaaaaaaaactgtattacaactgaattaaacacaaaactggggaaccatgatACAGTTCTATTACTTACACATATgtgattattaaaatatgtttcatatcaagttttcctacTACTCTTGAGAATCATTTTACCGAAACATAGTCATATACAGACACAACAAAGGTTCAGACGTccacaacaaaaactaaattggatgataaataatatttttagtgtattttacagcataTTTAAAACTGGGGTCAAAACCAAGCCGTTATCTCATAAGAGATTTTAACAATTAAGATCTCAAAACGTGTCAGACATTCAGCACAGaggtgcttgtacttttatcacattttttaaaatatgttgttttgttaAAAAGTGTCCCCATTTATCTTGATTGGAAATTTTAACGTTTTAAGATTTAATTCATTGATGGATTTCAACCATTCACTTTATAGAATATTCAGCTGTTtgatggctaatgctaggcaaatactaatgctaggcaaatactaatgctaggcaaatactaatgctaggcaaatgctaatgataggctaatgttGGCTAATGGTattattaggttaatgctaggttaatgtcaaTGCTCATGCttgattaatgttaatgctaatgccaatgctgggctaatgctaatattagatTACTACtcagctaatactaatgctagtaaatgttaatgttagtaaatgttaatgctaagttaatgctaatgctaatgttaactaatgctattaatgataatgctaataatgctaatattagctaatgctaataatagcTAGTGCTAATATtagctagtgctaatgctagctagtgctaatgctagctagtgctaatgctaggttaatactaatgttatggtaatgttaatgctaataaatgttaatgttagctatTGCTAGATAGTGCTAATGCTtgctagtgctaatgttaggctaatgttaatgttagctatTGCTAGATAGTTCTAACGCtagctagtgctaatgctaggctaatgttaatgaaaatttaatgctaggctaatgacaGGTAATGCTAATACAGTtttgcatcctcacttgcattttcttcagaaaatgcaaatattctagttgtgattgactttcaggggaaataaagttattgtaatttcaaaagtaattgaaaaaaatgctggtcatcgTAATCAAAATTGAgttgacgtaattgtaattgaaaaatgtaattgatcccaaccctggcagAGGCTAAACTGGCTGAAACACGTCTTTTCTTGTGCGTTGCATGAGGAAGTCCAGACGTATCAAAGAGCTAATGAGCTGACCGTAGGCCAACAGTGACTGTTCTCAGGAAGTTATCAGAACACGACAACACACTCCTCCTGTGTGTCAGTACAGAGGGTCATTATTTAGCTCCTCAGTGGTTTCCCCACCCTGCTACGTGACTGCCTATGTGCCATTGACCCCAGCTTTTCCATTGAAGACATTCCTGCCTTCAACTGCTGgctgattaaaaaaactaaaatagtcTAAAATAGAACAACAGTCTAAAAtagaacaacacaaacaaacaaaaaacaacaaccgttTATTCAACAAGAAACTTTATTTGGTTGCTTAATAATTGGACAGAGTAAAGAGAAAAAGAGTTACACACAGTTAAAACACAGTTATActaaaaaatacatcaataaaataactgtttaaaacatgtatgagctgaaaaaagaaagaaaagtgctCAATGAGATAAACTCTGTAAGTTGCCATTCATTCCACGACTCATTCCACATATACGGGTGACTAATGCATGAACAGGGTGAAAGTGCTCGTATGACAAATACATAATTACGTTTTCTATAAACGACTCAGTGCACTAATATGATTTATAGCAGAGGTGGACAACTTTAATTACAGTGAggccataaaaatgtgattatctgaaCCGAGGGTCATATTTTCAACGTttgtgtcagcatttaaaataataaacaatctgagcattaacacagaaaaaaaaagtcgtGTGAGTTTCAGATgttgtttaattaattttttctgtttttctgttttccttttacataatgtattattctgtcattttgtgtattcatttagAATACCAACCAATCTGATCATCAATACAGGAAAGGTATTTCGGGTTTTgcgtgtgtatttttatatgtcgttatgttgtgatttttttatttgctttgtgtaattttgttttaattttgaatatttttatctccttttgtgtgtttttggtgttgttttacatgcttgtgtcattttatgtactCATGTCACAGTGTAATTTTTTCAtgtagtatatttttctctcattttgattgatttagttgttgttttccttttttttttttacaatccaCTCTtttaaaatcctgcaatttcttacaaacaGTCCCACAAAATTCccctaaatgactcaaaattaaGGATTTTTGAAGTTGTCTGTGCCTTAATCACATTGGATATTATAGATATCAGTTATACGTGGTATAAAGTAACATGGCTACAATAATGTTGAACCTGAGATCAGACTGCTCCATAATTGGCCCCTGGGTGAAAATGAGTTTTTACACCCCTGCACTAAAAGAAAGATGAGAAAGTTGTAGTTTTAGAGAGTGACAGCTGTAGAATGTCTGCGTGCTGAGTCACTGAGGTGATGACACAATGCTGTGCTGATGACAAAGGGAACAGGCAGTGTGTGAAAGGTGTAAAGTGACTCACTGTCATGTAAGTGTCACTCAGCTCTCCTTCTGCTTCTACCTTCATGTGTCTTTATGTGTGCTGTAGCGTGACAGAGACAAAGTGATGCAACCTTCAGACTTTAAGTGTTTTGTCAGCGTGAGAGCTTTCATCAGCTTTCATCACAGCTATGTTagatatcagtgatatcaacaGTATACGCCGAcaaattttgaacatttagctcatttttctttcatttgagacagaaattcatgtaaaacagcatgttctatatcagtgttaaaaatgtgtacacatgaaaaataaatcataatgtaaatgtaaatgttaaatctaaatagaaaagttattttttctttcatttgagacagaaattaatgtaaaacagcatgttctatatcactgttaaaaatgtgtacacatgaaaaatacatctaaatgtaaatgttaaatatcaacattaaatatcaatgataaatataaatataaatattaaatctaaatgtaaatgttaaatctaaatgtaaatgttaaatctaaatgttaaatatgaatattaaatctaaatgtaaatgtcaaatatcaatattaaatataaatataaatgttaaatacatttttctttcatttgagaaagAAAtccatgtaaaacagcatgttctatatcactgttaatgtgtacacattaaatctaaatctaaaagttaaagttaaagataaatctaaatgtaaatgttaaatataaatataaatgtttgatataaatttaaatgtaattttttttctttcatttgagacagaaattcatgttaAACAGCAAATTCTATATAACTGttgaaaatgtgtacacatgaaaaataaatgtaaatctaaatctaaatgttcaaccaaaatgtaaatctaaatcttgtGATCGACAGgcgctgacctgcccactttgtataattCCCAAAGATTTAGCTCTCCACTTGgtgaccaatttaacatttatatttagatttcatatttagatttaggtttaacatttagatttccatttaacatttagctttccatttaacatttagatttggatttatttttatgtacacatttttaacaatgatatagattatagaacatgctgttttacatgaacttctctctcaaatgaaagaaacatgAGCTTTATGCTACTCACTGAGCTTTGAGTTTTCCTcggaatttttttattaatactaCTTGTAACACAAACTTGTTTACTAGTAGACAATGTTAAGAGTAAGtttactagtttactagtagtactagttgCACTATACAACACTAAAAGCAGAAAATCCATTTTGAGTATGTACAGTGTGTACCTGTACATGCATGACAATAAAAACCTGATTATTATGAtgaatatgattattattacaataatcaTCAGACAAAAGATTCACTATTTGTGCTCGTACACCCAACACGACAAATCCCTGCTCATAAATCATGGGAGAAAACCTAATACcggtatataaaaaaaataaaaaataaagaacagtataaaaaaacaacaacaatgttttagttttaattatctcaaatgttctaaaacaatgtaaaaaacaacaacaaaaatacatgatataCAACAACAGTAGTACAAAGACAACAAGTTTGAACTTTTAAACTTTGACATTAATGAGAGTCACATGCTTCTTAATGATTGGTCTATCAGAACTAAAAGGACAACAAGTGAAAcatcatccacacacacacacacacacacacacacacacgtaatcAGACCGGCTCATCTCTGCCACACCTTTCCCATATTCTtttgttcctttattttttcagaTGTATTTAAGCACCACAGTGGCTCACATTGTATTCTATTCAGTCACAGTTAATGGAAATGTAATAACACTTCATTATCGCAACAACAAGTGCATCAGTGGCGCCGAGTGTATTTGTTTACACTGACATTACAAAGCATCCAACCGCCTGATACTAAGTAAAGTTTTAGTaatgcagaaaaacaacaactcagagctAAActaatcatttaaattaagcAAAGCGCTTCACagcctgaatgaaataaatacacaaaataattgtcACTTTCAATCACAACAACAATATCTTAAATTCTGTACACAGATTTATGGGGTACGGAATGTAAAAACTCGGTCactgtttcattttcttcaaaaaaaaaaaaaacaaaacaaaaaaaaaacagagaaattcatgtaaacatgttttatctcattgataaaaatgtgtacacattaaaaaataaatataaatataaatgtcacatgtaaatctaaatgttaaatctaaattttaaattggTCACCCAGTGTAAAGCTTAAAAATTATGCGAAGTGGGCGGGGCTGCGTGATTGACAGGTGCTGACCAGCCCACTTTGTaaaatttctaaacatttagctttaca
This window contains:
- the gdf15 gene encoding growth/differentiation factor 15, which translates into the protein MARSHALPLLLLLLVLERASARREPLQDQGGPPDPGTMDRDRALLLEAVKMEILSSLGLDREPRPIQKASEQELKTMFHLYWDTVTDMETNTSRPVTGSGESIVSTVLFPVGTVEVLRRRRHRPQSHKWNRVRFQKNPNIQNHLTVAQAKLKISRRIFESLSSAEQEIKIRLRGMKSVSSTAWKTSGVWDCSNSGFQDVTWDITSAAQMWMRTLDPWLAVDVRTVNGESMRTNLTFSMELSFFRAPQRPRRSNKEDDCDDRGWCCRKSTTVSFKDIGWTDWVVAPEQYTMHFCDGTCPHNYKPGSMHTQVKSRLHQITKGGTPRPCCVPAAYEPMVLMHYDSQGKLKLTPFKDFIVSKCQCA